The Natrinema salaciae genome contains a region encoding:
- a CDS encoding Lrp/AsnC family transcriptional regulator, giving the protein MSEREVLELLRENARYSTADIARMTDLEEDEVEATIEELEAAGVLRGYQAVVDWDKLADERVRAEVELNVTLDRETGYDDIAERLARFPQVKALRLISGDYDFDMEVEGDSIREVSQFISEKVAPVPEITQTVTHYVMTSYKENGIELGDGEGDDRLSFSP; this is encoded by the coding sequence ATGAGCGAACGCGAGGTGCTCGAGTTGCTTCGTGAGAACGCGCGGTACTCCACGGCCGATATCGCGCGAATGACCGACCTCGAGGAAGACGAGGTCGAGGCGACCATCGAGGAGCTCGAGGCGGCAGGCGTCCTCCGGGGCTACCAGGCGGTCGTCGACTGGGACAAGCTGGCGGACGAGCGCGTCCGAGCCGAGGTCGAGTTGAACGTCACGCTCGACCGCGAGACGGGGTACGACGACATCGCGGAGCGCCTCGCCCGGTTCCCGCAGGTGAAAGCCCTGCGGCTTATCAGCGGCGACTACGACTTCGATATGGAAGTCGAGGGCGACTCCATCCGCGAGGTCTCGCAGTTCATCAGCGAGAAGGTCGCTCCCGTTCCCGAGATTACCCAGACGGTCACCCACTACGTGATGACCTCCTACAAGGAAAACGGGATCGAACTCGGCGACGGCGAGGGCGACGACCGCCTCTCGTTCTCACCCTGA